A region from the Wansuia hejianensis genome encodes:
- a CDS encoding zonular occludens toxin domain-containing protein: MIYLYSGTPGSGKSLHIARMIYNSLGAGYACICNFQIDLNKIHRNNGKFCYRDNEELTPSFLRAYSDSYFSELNLTVRKKEGRLRLFIDEAQLLFNARDWGQKGRNDWLSFFTQHRHLGYDIFLVAQFDRMLDRQIRSLIEYEYIHRKVNNFGKAGKILGILTLGQLFCCVKVWYPMKEKVGSEFFKCHKKYYSLYDTHIIFGQELQKPAPPETDATQDGDMGTPPSSGRPEGVAYT, from the coding sequence ATGATCTATCTGTACAGTGGCACTCCGGGAAGCGGAAAGTCTTTGCATATCGCACGTATGATCTATAACTCTTTGGGCGCTGGATATGCCTGTATATGCAACTTTCAAATTGATCTTAATAAAATTCATCGTAACAATGGAAAATTCTGTTATAGGGACAATGAAGAGCTTACGCCTTCTTTTCTTCGTGCCTATTCGGATTCCTATTTTTCGGAGCTTAATTTAACTGTTCGTAAAAAAGAAGGTCGGCTTCGGCTTTTTATTGATGAAGCACAGCTTCTTTTTAATGCTCGTGACTGGGGCCAGAAAGGCCGTAATGACTGGCTCTCCTTTTTTACGCAGCATAGACATTTAGGCTATGATATTTTTCTTGTAGCTCAGTTTGACCGGATGCTGGACAGGCAGATTAGGAGTCTCATTGAATATGAATACATTCATCGGAAAGTGAACAATTTTGGAAAGGCTGGGAAAATTCTAGGCATTCTGACACTTGGGCAACTCTTCTGCTGTGTTAAGGTTTGGTATCCGATGAAAGAAAAAGTGGGAAGTGAATTTTTCAAGTGTCATAAGAAATATTACTCTCTCTACGATACGCATATTATTTTTGGGCAGGAATTACAAAAGCCAGCACCTCCAGAGACGGACGCCACGCAGGACGGGGACATGGGGACCCCGCCGAGTAGCGGCCGGCCGGAAGGTGTTGCCTATACTTGA
- a CDS encoding major coat protein: MEAISTALTTSFTSVGSELTGIISSVLPIALPIVGGVMVVVIGIKIFKKITGKA; encoded by the coding sequence ATGGAAGCAATCTCAACGGCTCTCACAACTTCCTTTACATCTGTAGGAAGTGAACTGACTGGAATTATCTCCAGTGTACTGCCTATTGCCCTTCCGATTGTCGGCGGCGTTATGGTCGTGGTTATCGGTATCAAGATCTTTAAGAAGATTACTGGCAAAGCCTAA
- a CDS encoding LysM peptidoglycan-binding domain-containing protein — MNNRKRKGNSKSRNNGLKNFAVILVLAAVVGLIIFRITAQPANADSNDTSSRYKYYTSVCVESGDSLWSIAEEYITVDYENIYEYIEEVKEMNHLHSDFLKSGTRLCIPYYSSDYKA; from the coding sequence ATGAACAACCGAAAGAGAAAAGGCAACAGCAAATCCAGAAACAATGGACTCAAGAATTTTGCAGTGATTTTAGTTCTCGCGGCTGTAGTCGGACTGATCATATTCCGGATTACAGCCCAGCCAGCCAATGCGGACAGCAACGATACGTCCAGCCGTTACAAATATTACACAAGCGTCTGCGTGGAATCAGGTGACAGTCTTTGGTCTATTGCCGAAGAATATATAACTGTTGACTATGAAAATATTTATGAATATATTGAAGAAGTAAAAGAAATGAATCATCTGCACAGTGATTTTTTGAAATCGGGAACCAGGCTCTGTATTCCCTATTATTCATCAGATTATAAAGCATAG
- the lexA gene encoding transcriptional repressor LexA → MEKGPISKKQKEILEYIKKEILERGFPPAVREICEAVQLKSTSSVHAHLEALEKHGYIKKDATKPRAIEILDDDFQDTRISRLGAAAGEVDSSEFASVPVIGNVAAGQPLLAVEQIESYFPIPVDRLPNTETFMLKVKGESMINAGILNGDYVLVEKQSTARDGEMVVALVEDSATVKTFYRENGYFRLQPENDTMEPIIVRGALQILGKVIGVFRFMQ, encoded by the coding sequence ATGGAAAAAGGTCCTATCAGCAAAAAGCAAAAAGAAATACTAGAATATATAAAGAAGGAAATTCTTGAAAGGGGCTTTCCTCCTGCCGTTCGTGAAATTTGTGAAGCAGTTCAGCTCAAATCCACATCTTCCGTACATGCCCATTTGGAGGCGCTGGAGAAACATGGCTACATAAAGAAAGATGCCACCAAGCCGAGGGCAATAGAAATTCTCGATGACGACTTCCAGGATACCAGAATCAGCCGCCTGGGAGCTGCAGCCGGTGAGGTGGATTCTTCAGAATTTGCCAGCGTTCCTGTAATCGGCAATGTAGCTGCCGGTCAGCCCCTTCTTGCCGTTGAGCAGATTGAATCCTATTTTCCCATCCCGGTAGACCGTCTGCCAAACACTGAGACTTTTATGCTGAAGGTAAAAGGCGAAAGTATGATTAACGCCGGCATCTTAAATGGTGACTATGTGCTTGTTGAAAAACAGAGCACAGCCAGAGACGGTGAAATGGTAGTCGCCCTGGTTGAGGATTCCGCAACTGTGAAAACATTTTACAGGGAGAACGGATATTTCCGTCTCCAGCCGGAAAATGACACTATGGAGCCTATTATAGTAAGAGGTGCGCTTCAGATCCTAGGCAAGGTGATCGGCGTTTTCCGTTTTATGCAATAA
- the rsfS gene encoding ribosome silencing factor, whose amino-acid sequence MTEAKKMARLAIEGLEDKKANDIRILDIEEISTIADYFIIASGTNRNQVQAMADNAEEFLGKSGYSPKHIEGYQNANWILMDYGDIVLHLFDEENRLFYDLERIWRDGTVIEKEAFLEPVGHKAE is encoded by the coding sequence ATGACAGAGGCTAAGAAAATGGCAAGGCTTGCGATTGAGGGACTGGAAGACAAAAAAGCTAATGATATACGGATCTTGGATATTGAAGAAATATCAACAATAGCGGACTATTTCATTATTGCCAGCGGAACAAACAGAAACCAGGTACAGGCAATGGCAGATAATGCGGAGGAATTCCTGGGGAAATCAGGATACAGCCCAAAACATATCGAAGGCTACCAGAACGCAAACTGGATTCTGATGGATTATGGGGATATTGTGCTGCACCTATTTGATGAAGAAAACCGTTTGTTCTATGATCTGGAAAGAATCTGGCGCGATGGAACAGTAATTGAAAAAGAGGCTTTTCTGGAGCCAGTGGGACATAAAGCAGAATAA
- the yqeK gene encoding bis(5'-nucleosyl)-tetraphosphatase (symmetrical) YqeK: MEIQWNKIKNKLKKELDANRFEHTQGVMYTASCLAMAHGIDMERARIAGLLHDCAKCIPNRRKIDLCEKAKLPVSEFEKEYPFLLHAKLGAYLAEKEYGVRDREVLSSILWHTTGKPAMSDLEKIIYIADYIEPNRNKAPHLEQVRRLAFDDLDSCMCEILEDTVSYLSANPKSMDKTTLDAYDYYKTICGKRTGVKEKDDRG, translated from the coding sequence ATGGAAATACAATGGAACAAAATCAAGAACAAGCTTAAAAAGGAGCTGGACGCGAACCGCTTTGAGCATACCCAGGGAGTGATGTATACAGCCTCTTGCCTGGCCATGGCCCATGGAATTGATATGGAAAGAGCCAGAATAGCAGGCCTGCTTCATGACTGCGCAAAATGCATCCCAAATCGGAGAAAAATAGATTTGTGTGAAAAAGCTAAACTTCCGGTGTCTGAATTTGAAAAGGAATATCCTTTTCTTCTTCACGCTAAACTGGGAGCTTACCTGGCGGAAAAGGAATATGGTGTCCGGGACAGGGAGGTATTGAGCTCAATTCTCTGGCATACGACAGGAAAGCCAGCTATGTCTGATCTGGAGAAGATCATTTATATTGCAGATTATATTGAACCCAACCGGAATAAGGCACCGCATCTGGAACAGGTCAGAAGACTGGCCTTTGATGACCTGGACAGCTGTATGTGTGAGATTCTAGAGGACACAGTCAGCTATTTGAGCGCAAATCCCAAATCTATGGATAAAACTACGTTAGATGCCTATGACTATTATAAAACCATATGCGGTAAAAGAACAGGAGTGAAGGAAAAAGATGACAGAGGCTAA
- the nadD gene encoding nicotinate-nucleotide adenylyltransferase, producing the protein MTTIMKKIGIMGGTFDPIHIGHLILGEAAYQQFQLDRVWFMPAGNPPHKQNRKGRASDEERVEMVRRAIASNPHFDVSMIEMNEDGYTYTYRTLETLRSQNPDTDYYFIIGADSLFDLDQWREPQRILEACHMVVATRNQIPEEQFNQILARRREQYQGDFFQLDTPNLDISSKHLRKMIRGGESVKYYLPDPVIEYINQKQLYMDKSDGGQRCDMQYQE; encoded by the coding sequence ATGACAACTATAATGAAAAAGATTGGCATAATGGGAGGCACTTTTGATCCCATTCATATTGGACATCTGATCCTGGGTGAAGCGGCGTATCAGCAGTTTCAGCTGGACAGGGTCTGGTTCATGCCGGCAGGGAATCCACCGCACAAGCAGAACCGGAAGGGACGTGCCAGTGATGAAGAACGGGTGGAGATGGTTCGGCGTGCGATTGCCTCAAATCCGCATTTTGATGTTTCAATGATTGAGATGAATGAAGATGGTTACACCTATACCTACCGGACGCTGGAAACCTTGCGGAGCCAGAATCCGGATACGGATTATTATTTCATCATAGGGGCTGATTCCTTGTTTGATCTGGATCAATGGAGGGAACCTCAGAGAATTCTGGAGGCCTGTCATATGGTTGTAGCCACAAGGAACCAGATACCCGAGGAACAATTCAACCAGATATTAGCCAGACGAAGAGAACAATATCAGGGGGACTTTTTTCAGCTTGATACACCGAATCTGGACATTTCATCAAAACATCTCAGAAAAATGATCAGAGGTGGTGAATCAGTAAAATATTATTTGCCTGATCCAGTCATTGAGTATATTAATCAAAAACAGTTATATATGGATAAAAGTGATGGCGGACAACGCTGTGATATGCAGTATCAGGAATGA
- the yhbY gene encoding ribosome assembly RNA-binding protein YhbY — protein MTSKQRSYLKSIAMTTEPILQIGKSSLTPEFTQSVSEALEARELIKISVLQNCLDDPKSIAQTLAERTNSEVVQVIGKKIVLYREGKKDKKKILLPRA, from the coding sequence ATGACAAGTAAGCAGCGATCTTACTTAAAAAGTATAGCAATGACCACAGAGCCCATTTTACAGATTGGGAAATCCAGCCTGACGCCGGAATTTACCCAATCTGTCAGCGAAGCCCTGGAAGCCAGGGAACTGATTAAAATCAGCGTCCTGCAGAATTGTCTCGATGATCCGAAGAGCATAGCCCAGACGCTGGCTGAGCGGACTAATTCAGAGGTTGTGCAGGTGATTGGTAAAAAGATCGTTTTGTACAGAGAAGGCAAGAAAGATAAGAAAAAAATTTTACTACCCAGGGCATAG
- the obgE gene encoding GTPase ObgE, producing the protein MFADRAKIIIKSGKGGDGHVSFRREKYVAAGGPDGGDGGKGGDVIFQVDEGLNTLVEYRHSRKFSAQNGEEGGKRRCHGKDGADVILKVPEGTVILDSQTGKVIADMSGDNRRQIVLKGGRGGKGNMNYATPTMQVPKYAQPGQPAQELEVRLELKVIADVGLVGFPNVGKSTLLSRVSNAEPKIANYHFTTLNPNLGVVDLEGCRGFVIADIPGLIEGASEGAGLGYEFLRHIERTRMMIHMVDAASTEGRDPVEDIYKINQELENYNAEIAARPQVIAANKIDSIYVEEGGEDPVQRLKDEFEPKGIQVFPISAVTGQGIKELLYYVQDQLDHLPKDTVVFEPEFFPEDMLARENLPYTVSRDEEAPNTFVVEGPKIEKMLGYTNLDSEKGFAFFQKFLSESGILKELEEAGIQEGDTVRMYGLAFDYYK; encoded by the coding sequence ATGTTTGCGGACAGAGCAAAGATTATCATAAAATCCGGAAAAGGCGGCGACGGCCATGTGAGCTTCCGGCGTGAAAAATATGTGGCAGCAGGCGGGCCGGACGGCGGTGACGGCGGAAAAGGCGGCGACGTTATTTTCCAGGTGGATGAGGGTTTGAATACCCTGGTAGAATACCGCCACAGCAGGAAATTCTCCGCCCAGAACGGTGAAGAGGGCGGCAAACGCCGGTGTCATGGCAAGGATGGGGCAGATGTGATCCTGAAGGTACCTGAGGGCACAGTTATATTGGACAGCCAGACAGGTAAGGTGATCGCTGATATGTCCGGAGACAACAGAAGACAGATCGTGTTAAAAGGAGGCCGCGGAGGAAAGGGCAATATGAATTATGCCACTCCGACTATGCAGGTGCCAAAATACGCCCAGCCCGGGCAACCGGCCCAGGAGCTTGAAGTGAGGCTGGAGCTGAAAGTGATTGCGGATGTAGGTCTGGTGGGATTTCCGAATGTGGGTAAATCCACTCTTTTGTCCAGAGTCAGCAATGCAGAACCTAAGATCGCCAATTATCATTTTACAACTCTGAACCCTAATCTGGGCGTTGTGGATCTGGAGGGCTGCAGAGGATTTGTCATCGCGGATATTCCTGGCCTGATTGAAGGGGCCTCGGAGGGAGCCGGGCTGGGATATGAATTTCTGCGTCATATTGAGCGTACAAGAATGATGATCCACATGGTGGATGCCGCCTCTACGGAGGGACGGGACCCGGTGGAAGATATTTATAAAATTAATCAGGAGCTTGAGAATTATAATGCAGAAATAGCCGCCAGGCCGCAGGTAATCGCCGCGAATAAAATTGATTCTATCTATGTGGAAGAGGGCGGAGAGGATCCGGTTCAGCGTCTTAAAGACGAATTTGAACCAAAGGGTATCCAAGTGTTTCCTATATCTGCGGTAACGGGTCAGGGCATAAAAGAGCTTCTATATTATGTACAGGACCAGCTGGATCATCTTCCCAAGGATACGGTGGTCTTTGAACCGGAATTTTTTCCGGAAGACATGCTGGCCAGGGAGAATCTGCCATATACTGTGTCACGGGATGAAGAAGCTCCCAATACCTTTGTAGTGGAAGGGCCCAAGATTGAAAAAATGCTGGGCTATACCAATCTGGACTCAGAAAAAGGGTTTGCGTTTTTCCAGAAGTTTCTGAGTGAATCAGGAATTCTGAAGGAGCTGGAAGAAGCCGGGATACAGGAGGGCGATACCGTTCGTATGTACGGACTGGCTTTTGATTATTACAAATGA
- the rpmA gene encoding 50S ribosomal protein L27, whose translation MLKMNLQFFAHKKGVGSTKNGRDSESKRLGAKRADGQFVKAGNILYRQRGTKIHPGVNVGIGKDDTLYAKADGVVRFQRKGRDKKQVSVLPVAE comes from the coding sequence ATGTTGAAGATGAACCTTCAGTTCTTCGCTCATAAAAAGGGAGTTGGTTCCACAAAGAACGGACGTGACTCCGAGTCCAAGAGACTGGGTGCGAAGAGAGCGGACGGACAGTTTGTAAAAGCTGGTAATATTCTTTACAGACAGCGTGGTACCAAGATTCATCCTGGTGTGAACGTTGGCATTGGAAAAGATGATACTCTGTATGCAAAAGCAGACGGTGTTGTCAGATTCCAGAGAAAAGGAAGAGATAAGAAACAGGTTTCTGTTCTTCCGGTAGCTGAATAA
- a CDS encoding ribosomal-processing cysteine protease Prp, whose translation MTKITFYQNHAGQYTGFELKGHAGYAEAGADIICAAISALAINTINSLERLTDDDFTVNSDEDHACIRLSIQGNHSKEADLLLRSLALGLADMESDETNQEYMDLIFEEV comes from the coding sequence ATGACAAAAATTACGTTTTATCAGAACCATGCAGGACAGTATACGGGCTTTGAATTGAAGGGACATGCAGGCTATGCGGAAGCAGGCGCCGATATCATATGCGCGGCTATTTCGGCATTGGCGATTAACACGATTAATTCTCTGGAGAGATTGACAGATGATGATTTCACGGTGAACAGCGATGAGGATCATGCATGTATACGGCTTTCCATTCAGGGGAACCATAGTAAGGAAGCAGATCTCCTGCTCCGCTCACTTGCCCTGGGACTTGCTGATATGGAGTCTGATGAAACCAACCAAGAGTATATGGATCTCATTTTCGAGGAGGTGTAG
- the rplU gene encoding 50S ribosomal protein L21 translates to MYAIIATGGKQYKVAEGDIIRVEKLGVEAGETVTFDQVLAVRDDAALKVGDDAAKASVTASVLENGKAKKVIVYKYKRKTGYHKKNGHRQQYTKVKIEKINA, encoded by the coding sequence ATGTACGCAATTATTGCAACAGGTGGTAAACAGTACAAAGTAGCCGAAGGCGATATCATTAGAGTGGAAAAGCTTGGTGTAGAAGCTGGCGAGACTGTTACATTTGATCAGGTACTTGCAGTAAGAGATGACGCAGCGCTGAAGGTTGGCGACGATGCGGCGAAAGCCAGCGTTACCGCTTCCGTTCTTGAGAACGGCAAAGCAAAAAAAGTCATTGTCTACAAGTATAAGAGAAAAACCGGATACCACAAGAAAAACGGTCATAGACAGCAGTACACGAAGGTTAAGATTGAAAAAATCAATGCGTAA
- a CDS encoding DegV family protein, producing the protein MPKIAIVTDSNSGITQERGKELGITVVPMPFFINEKLYYEDIDLSQEDFYRLLADDKVTVSTSQPSPGDVIALWNELLKVYDEIVYIPMSSGLSASCSTAISLAEDFGGRVQVVNNQRISVTQYQSVMDAIALKKAGYDAAGICGVLEKEKMESSIYIMVDTLKYLKKGGRITPAVALIGTVLNLKPVLQIQGERLDSYAKVRGLKAAKKAMLEAMHNDFDNRFAQYAADGDMALQVAYCYGQDDVVEEWITDVKASFPGMEIHGDLLSLSIVCHTGPGCLAIASAKKVRKN; encoded by the coding sequence ATGCCTAAAATCGCAATTGTTACAGACAGTAACAGCGGCATTACTCAGGAAAGAGGGAAGGAGTTGGGAATTACCGTCGTTCCCATGCCTTTTTTTATAAATGAAAAATTGTATTACGAAGACATTGACCTGAGCCAGGAAGATTTCTACAGGCTTCTGGCTGACGATAAAGTGACCGTCTCCACATCCCAGCCTTCACCAGGAGACGTGATAGCGCTCTGGAATGAACTGCTGAAGGTGTACGATGAAATTGTGTATATTCCCATGTCCAGCGGCCTGAGTGCTTCCTGCAGCACAGCCATTTCTCTCGCTGAGGATTTCGGCGGTAGGGTTCAGGTTGTTAATAACCAGAGAATCTCCGTTACGCAGTATCAGTCTGTTATGGACGCTATCGCCCTGAAAAAAGCCGGATATGACGCTGCCGGGATCTGTGGCGTATTAGAAAAGGAAAAGATGGAATCCAGTATCTATATCATGGTAGATACCCTGAAATATTTGAAAAAGGGCGGAAGAATCACTCCGGCAGTGGCCCTGATCGGTACAGTGCTGAATCTGAAGCCTGTTCTGCAAATACAGGGTGAGCGTCTGGATTCCTATGCCAAGGTGCGCGGACTGAAGGCAGCAAAAAAGGCTATGCTGGAAGCCATGCATAATGATTTTGACAACCGTTTCGCTCAATATGCGGCAGACGGAGATATGGCACTTCAGGTGGCATATTGTTATGGTCAGGATGACGTGGTAGAAGAGTGGATAACCGATGTAAAAGCTTCATTCCCAGGAATGGAGATCCATGGAGATCTGCTTTCTCTGAGCATAGTCTGTCACACAGGACCGGGCTGTCTGGCAATCGCAAGCGCGAAAAAAGTCCGAAAAAACTAG
- a CDS encoding CPBP family intramembrane glutamic endopeptidase, producing the protein MTYDQIRNTAPCGFEHCRKKRKLKAWHVLLFFVADMTIFLFAGSYVQYYLGMAGVAITELWLLASSLVFVWLMGADFRMTFPIRKPRPLALAGTLVIWVGGFFSVLICNLVLLVLFPQGMVSNGETFSVILNSVPWPAAFLVIAVLPAICEEAMHRGVIQCGIQNSIHSKWAVVLIMGLLFGAFHLSPVKFLGTGILGAVMSWILLSTDSMVYSSFFHFFHNGLQLVLLMILPGVLETSFFGASAFQDDLMKMGSALPVYALGLYMAIFGTAVPILIYVGNWLIRKSLAPVKPAFLPKGKEKITLCKILIPTAAILVTGILITGYGFSQMLASMIAK; encoded by the coding sequence ATGACCTATGATCAGATCAGGAATACAGCTCCCTGTGGATTTGAGCATTGCAGAAAGAAAAGAAAGTTAAAAGCATGGCACGTTCTGCTGTTTTTTGTGGCAGATATGACTATATTTTTGTTTGCCGGGAGTTATGTCCAGTATTATCTCGGCATGGCTGGGGTTGCGATCACAGAGCTCTGGCTTCTGGCCAGCTCGCTGGTATTCGTATGGCTGATGGGAGCGGATTTTAGAATGACATTCCCAATCAGGAAACCGAGGCCTCTGGCTCTGGCCGGTACACTGGTCATTTGGGTCGGGGGATTCTTCAGCGTTTTGATCTGCAATCTGGTCCTGTTGGTTCTATTCCCTCAGGGAATGGTGAGTAATGGAGAAACTTTTTCCGTTATCTTAAATTCTGTGCCCTGGCCGGCTGCATTTCTGGTTATCGCTGTTTTACCGGCAATATGCGAGGAAGCGATGCACCGGGGAGTTATCCAGTGCGGGATACAGAACAGTATCCACAGTAAATGGGCGGTCGTGCTGATTATGGGATTGCTGTTCGGAGCTTTTCATCTGAGCCCTGTCAAGTTTCTGGGGACAGGGATTCTGGGAGCGGTGATGTCCTGGATTCTGCTGTCGACGGATAGTATGGTGTATTCCAGCTTTTTCCATTTCTTTCATAATGGGCTTCAGCTGGTGCTTTTGATGATCCTGCCCGGCGTCCTGGAAACCTCATTTTTCGGCGCTTCGGCGTTTCAGGATGACCTGATGAAGATGGGTTCTGCGCTGCCGGTATATGCCCTGGGACTTTATATGGCCATCTTTGGTACGGCGGTTCCGATCCTGATCTATGTGGGAAACTGGTTGATCAGGAAATCGCTGGCGCCGGTAAAACCGGCTTTCCTTCCAAAGGGGAAAGAAAAAATCACATTATGTAAGATCCTGATCCCGACGGCTGCGATTTTAGTGACCGGGATCTTAATCACAGGGTACGGCTTTTCCCAGATGCTGGCTTCGATGATTGCAAAATAA
- a CDS encoding ribonuclease E/G, translated as MSEKLIIASAAVQGRECLATVLYDGQRAVEFSICAEQENRILGNIYVAKVEKIQKNINGAFVLFQPDRRGYLSLDEFEHAVMKTRKKTGELKPGDELLVQVDKEAIKQKLPRLTTNLTLSGKYLVMSTGRKSLNFSRKLSADERSRLKKLFPPAGEEDFGMIIRTNARETSEEEILREYETLKGQMERICRYGTSRNCFSCLFQAPGDWIIELKQRSFHTLSQIITDHPGVHQEIEEYLRETDRKGRVALKLYQDPLLPLRNLYSLDSLMNELKQQKVWLKSGGFLVIQQTEAFVAIDVNTGKYGGKKTSDETFHLINLEAAGEIALQLRLRQLSGIILIDFINMNNPAFQKELMDYLQELVSRDSVKTQVIDITPLHIVELTRRKEKKSFQEQLQSIMGKENRADDL; from the coding sequence TTGAGTGAAAAATTAATTATTGCGTCTGCGGCCGTACAGGGCCGGGAATGTCTGGCAACAGTCCTGTATGATGGACAGAGAGCCGTAGAGTTTTCAATCTGCGCGGAACAGGAAAACAGAATTCTGGGTAATATATATGTGGCCAAAGTAGAAAAAATACAGAAAAATATTAATGGTGCGTTCGTTCTTTTCCAGCCGGACAGGAGAGGATATCTTTCTCTGGATGAATTTGAACATGCCGTCATGAAGACCCGCAAGAAAACCGGGGAATTAAAACCTGGGGATGAACTGCTGGTGCAGGTGGACAAGGAAGCCATAAAACAGAAGCTGCCGCGCCTTACAACGAATCTGACATTATCCGGAAAATATCTGGTTATGAGCACCGGACGGAAGTCCTTGAATTTTTCCAGAAAGCTTTCTGCAGATGAGAGGAGCCGCCTGAAGAAGTTATTTCCTCCGGCGGGCGAGGAAGATTTTGGAATGATTATACGTACCAATGCGCGGGAAACATCAGAAGAGGAAATATTGCGGGAATACGAGACATTAAAAGGTCAGATGGAGCGGATCTGCAGGTATGGAACCTCCAGGAATTGCTTCAGCTGCCTGTTTCAAGCGCCGGGGGATTGGATTATAGAGCTAAAACAGCGGTCCTTCCACACGTTATCTCAGATCATCACAGACCACCCGGGGGTTCATCAGGAGATTGAAGAATATCTGAGAGAAACAGACCGTAAAGGGCGGGTTGCCCTGAAGCTTTATCAGGATCCGTTGCTTCCCCTGCGCAATTTATACAGCTTGGATTCGCTGATGAATGAACTGAAGCAGCAGAAAGTGTGGCTGAAATCAGGCGGGTTTCTTGTGATTCAGCAGACGGAAGCTTTTGTAGCGATTGATGTGAACACGGGAAAATACGGCGGTAAAAAAACTTCTGACGAGACTTTTCATCTGATAAACCTGGAGGCCGCCGGGGAAATTGCCCTGCAGCTCCGGCTGAGGCAGCTGTCGGGCATTATTCTGATTGATTTCATCAATATGAATAACCCGGCCTTTCAAAAAGAGCTGATGGATTATCTGCAGGAGCTGGTCAGCCGGGATTCTGTAAAAACACAAGTGATTGATATTACGCCCCTCCATATTGTGGAATTAACCAGACGTAAGGAAAAGAAATCTTTCCAGGAACAGCTTCAGTCTATTATGGGAAAGGAGAACAGAGCAGATGACCTATGA
- a CDS encoding TIGR03936 family radical SAM-associated protein — translation MRVRVKFAKTGAMKFIGHLDVMRYFQKALRRAGMDVAFSEGFSPHMIMSFAAPLGVGITSSGEYFDLDLKSASSSASMVERLNRQMAGGIEVFSVRRIPEDKASKCMTLVAAADYRVTFREGMAKLPENWKEQLGNFLDQETIYILRKTKRSEKDVDIRPWIYSMRADGEAVAMCLSAGSVSNLKPELVMQAFGSFMGIEFPEFSLLTHREELYANTGEDGLDLVPLEALGEEIE, via the coding sequence ATGAGAGTCAGGGTTAAATTTGCAAAAACCGGGGCCATGAAATTTATAGGCCACCTGGATGTGATGCGGTATTTTCAAAAAGCTCTCCGGAGGGCCGGGATGGATGTGGCTTTTTCTGAAGGCTTCAGCCCTCATATGATCATGTCCTTTGCCGCCCCGCTGGGTGTGGGAATCACCAGCAGCGGAGAATATTTTGATCTGGATCTGAAATCTGCGTCCAGTTCGGCTTCCATGGTGGAACGTCTGAACAGGCAGATGGCCGGTGGAATAGAAGTGTTCAGTGTCCGCCGCATTCCGGAGGATAAAGCTTCAAAGTGCATGACGCTCGTGGCGGCGGCAGATTACAGAGTCACTTTTCGTGAGGGCATGGCAAAACTGCCGGAGAATTGGAAGGAACAGCTGGGAAACTTTCTGGATCAGGAGACGATATATATTCTGAGGAAAACAAAGCGGAGTGAAAAAGATGTGGATATACGTCCCTGGATCTATTCTATGAGAGCTGACGGAGAAGCAGTTGCCATGTGCCTTTCTGCAGGGAGTGTCAGTAATCTGAAGCCAGAGCTGGTCATGCAGGCTTTTGGAAGTTTTATGGGGATTGAATTCCCTGAGTTTTCTCTGCTAACCCACCGGGAAGAGCTGTATGCAAATACCGGGGAGGACGGATTGGATTTGGTGCCTCTGGAAGCATTAGGTGAAGAAATTGAGTGA